One window from the genome of Eucalyptus grandis isolate ANBG69807.140 chromosome 7, ASM1654582v1, whole genome shotgun sequence encodes:
- the LOC104453965 gene encoding transcription factor PRE6 has protein sequence MSTRRASRSSQPSSVAGMSDEQISDLLSKLRQLIPQLRTNHTDKVSASKLLQETCNYIRSLHREVDDLSDQLSQLLASTDRDSDQAAIIRSLLL, from the exons ATGTCCACCAGGAGAGCATCGCGTTCTTCGCAGCCATCAAGTGTTGCCGGTATGAGCGATGAACAGATATCTGACCTCTTGTCCAAGTTACGACAGCTCATTCCTCAGCTCCGCACCAACCACACAGATAAG GTATCAGCATCAAAGCTGCTGCAAGAGACATGCAACTACATCAGAAGCTTGCACAGAGAAGTGGATGATCTGAGCGACCAGCTCTCGCAGCTTTTGGCTTCGACCGACAGAGACAGCGATCAAGCGGCCATCATCAGGAGTCTACTTCTATGA